The sequence TCGCCCACCGATTTCATGGTGGTGGTCAGCCGCGGGTCGGCGCCGGGGAACTTCTCGAACGCGAAGCGCGGTGCTTTGACCACGACGTAGTCCAGCGCCGGCTCGAAACAGGCCGGGGTCTCTTTGGTGATGTCGTTGATGATCTCGTCGAGGGTGTAGCCGATCGCGAGCTTGGCGGCGATCTTGGCGATCGGGAAGCCGGTGGCCTTCGAGGCCAGCGCACTCGATCGCGACACCCGCGGGTTCATCTCGATCACGATGAGCCGGCCGTCATGCGGATTGACCGCGAACTGGATGTTGCAGCCGCCGGTGTCCACCCCGACCTCGCGCAGGATCGCGATCCCCAGATCACGCATCCGCTGGTATTCCCGGTCGGTCAGCGTCATGGCCGGTGCGACGGTCACCGAGTCACCGGTGTGCACGCCCATCGGGTCGACGTTCTCGATCGAGCAGACCACCACGACGTTGTCGTTGCCGTCGCGCATCAGCTCGAGTTCGAATTCCTTCCACCCGTAGATGGATTCCTCGATCAGGACATTGGCCGTCGGCGAGGCGGCCAGTCCGTCGCCGGCCATCCGCTCGACCTCGTCGAGGCTGGCCGCCAGACCGGAGCCCAGGCCGCCCATGGTGAAGGAGGGCCGAACGACGACCGGTAACCCGAGTTCGGCGACGGTCTCGGTGACCTCGGCCATGGTGTAGCAGACCCGGGAACGGGCCGACTCGCCGCCGACTTTGGCGACGATGTCCTTGAACTGCTGGCGGTCCTCGCCGCGCTGGATGGCCTCGAAGTCGGCGCCGATCAGCTCGACGCCGTAGCGCTCCAGCACCCCGTGCTCATGCAGGGCCACCGCGGTGTTGAGCGCGGTCTGCCCGCCCAGGGTGGCCAGCAGGGCGTCGACCTTGTTGCCCCGCTCGGCCTGCTGGGCCAGGACCTTTTCGACGAACTCCCAGGTGATCGGCTCGACGTAGGTGTTGTCGGCGTACTCGGGGTCGGTCATGATGGTGGCCGGGTTGGAGTTGACCAGGCTGACCTGCAGGCCCTCGGCCTTGAGCACCCGGCAGGCCTGGGTTCCGGAGTAGTCGAACTCACAGGCCTGGCCGATCACGATCGGCCCGGAGCCGATCACCAGAACATGGCGCAGGTCGGTACGGCGCGGCACTAGCTCTCTCCTCGTGTTGCGCGAGCGTGCGCAGATGTGCGCTCGCCCGCGGCGTGTCGTGTGCAAACACGCACACTCGCGGCAATGTTGTTCACTGCCCGGTCTCCATCAGGTCGACGAACTGGTCGAACAGGTATTCCGCGTCGTGCGGTCCGGCCGCGGCCTCGGGGTGGTACTGCACCGAGAACGCCCGGCCGTTGGCGAGCTTGACGCCCTCGACCACGCCGTCGTTGGCGCAGGTGTGGCTGACCACCGCCGGACCGAAGTCGGTGTCAAAGCGCTGGCCCGCTTCGCCTTCGAGTGCGAATCCGTGATTCTGCGCGGTCACCGCCACCCGGCCGGTGGCGTGGTCGATCACCGGGATGTTGATGCCGCGGTGGCCGAACGTCATCTTGTAGGTGTTCAGCCCCAGCGCACGCCCCAGGATCTGGTTGCCGAAACAGATTCCGAACAGCGGGATTCCGGCGCCGAGCACCTCGCGAGTCAACGCCACCATCGCCGCTGCGGTGGCCGGGTCCCCGGGTCCGTTGGACAGGAACACCCCGTCGGGCTTCAACTCGGCGATCTGCGCGAAATCCACCGATGACGGCAGCACGTGGCTGCGGATTCCGCGGCGGGCGAAGTTGCGTGGCGTGTTGGTCTTGATACCCAGGTCCAGCGCGGCGATGGTGAACCGGTGGGCCCCCTCGGGTTCCACCACGTATTCCGCGTCAGTGCTGACCTGCCCGGCCAGGTCGGCGCCGAGCATCGACGGCTGCTCGCGGACCCGGGTCACCAACTCCTCCGGTGATGCCAGCGCGTCACCGGAGAACACCCCGGCCTTCATCGAGCCGTGATTGCGCAGGTGGCGCACCACGGTGCGGGTGTCAACACCGGCGATACCGACGATCCCCTGACGGACCAGCTCGTCGTCGAGCGTGCCGGTGGCCCGCCAGTTCGACGCCCGCGGCGACGGGTCGCGCACCACATAGCCAGCCACCCAGATCTTTTCGTCGCGGCTCTCGCCGTCCTCGCGATTCCAGCCGGTGTTGCCGATCTGCGGGGCGGTGGCCACCACGATCTGCCGGTGGTAACTGGGGTCGGTCAGGGTCTCCTGGTAGCCGGACATCCCGGTGGAGAACACCGCCTCACCCAGGGTCTGTCCGAGGGCCCCGAACGGTGTTCCGGTGAACGTCCGGCCGTCCTCGAGAACCAGCACCGCACGCGCGTTCATCTGTCGTCTTCCTCTTCTTCTAACCAGCGGCTGTGCTCGGCGCGGTCGTCCGCGCGGAAGCCGGTGTCTATCTCGGTGCCCGACGGCAGTCGCCATCGGATGGCCAGCACTCCGTTCTGATTTCGGGTCGGGATGGCACGCCCGGCGATGCCGCGTTCGGCGCGAACCGCGATCACCGCCTCCTGAGGAATCCAGATCGGCCGGGCGCCGCTGCGCTGCACCATGATTCCCTCGGGGTAGCGGGTCAGCACCGCTTTGGTCCGATAGCCCAGGTCGCCGACCACCACCCGGTCGTTCCACTTCGGGGCCAGCGTGCAACCCAGGTACTGCCCGCGGGTGGCCTCCACGGTGGGCGAACCCACCGTGTCGGGCACTGTCGGCAGCGTGCCGATCAGCGCGTCCTGCAGCTGGCCGCGGCGGCGCCAGCCGCGCATCATCAGCCGGATCACCACGCCGATCAGCACCGCCAGCAGAAAAGCGAAGACCAGCGAGCCGATCAACGTGGGGGTGTTCATGCCGGACTCTTCCCGTCCCGGGCGGTGATCCGACCACGCAGCAGGGTCGCGGTGACGGTCGCCGGCAGCGTCATCTCCTCATAGGGGGTGTTGTCCGAGCGGCTGGCCAGCTGCCCGCCGGTGACCACCCAGGTCGTGTCGGGATCGACCACGGTCAGGTTGGCCGGCTCGCCCACCTCCAGCGGGCGGCCCTGATCGGGCAGACCGACGATCTGCGCCGGCCGCTCGCTCATCACGCGGGCCACGTCGCGCCAGGTCAGCAGGCCGGTCTGCACCATCGTGGCCACCACCACCGACAGTGCGGTCTGCAGGCCGAGCATCCCGGGCCGGGCGGCGGCGAACTCGCAGGTCTTCTCGTGTTCGGCGTGCGGGGCGTGGTCGGTGGCCACGCAGTCGATGACACCGTCGGCCAATGCCTGGCGCAGCGCCTGCGCGTCGGACGCCTCCCGCAGCGGCGGGTTGACCCGGTTGCGGCCGTCGTAGCCGGCGAGCCGGCTGTCGTCGAGCATCAGGTGGTGCGGGGTGACCTCGGCGGTGACCGAGATCCCTTGCTCTTTAGCCCATTTGAGGAGTTCGACCGTTCCGGCCGTGGACGCATGGCAGATGTGCAGGCGGGCGCCCGCGTCGCGGGCCAGCAGGACGTCCCGGGCCACGATCGACTCTTCGGCGGCGCGCGGCCAGCCGGCCAGGCCCAGCCGGGCGGCGTTGGGCCCCTCGTGGGCGACCGACCCGACGGTCAGCCGCGGCTCCTCGGCGTGCTGGGCGATCAACACCCCCAGGCCGGTGGCGTACTCCAGCGCGCGACGCATCACCAGGGGGTGGTCCACACAGACACCGTCGTCGGAGAACATCCGAACGCCCGCGGTACCGGCGGCCATCATGCCCATCTCGGTCAGCTGGGTGCCGCCCAATCCGACGGTGACCGCGCCGACCGGGTGCACGTCGACCAGGCCGATCTGCTGTCCGCGCTGCCAGACATGGTCGGTGACCACCGGGGAGTCGGCGACGGGATCGGTGTTGGCCATCGCGAACACCGCGGTGTAGCCGCCCAGAGCCGCTGCCGCCGAGCCGGTTTCGATGTCCTCGGCGTATTCGC is a genomic window of Mycolicibacter heraklionensis containing:
- the carA gene encoding glutamine-hydrolyzing carbamoyl-phosphate synthase small subunit, coding for MNARAVLVLEDGRTFTGTPFGALGQTLGEAVFSTGMSGYQETLTDPSYHRQIVVATAPQIGNTGWNREDGESRDEKIWVAGYVVRDPSPRASNWRATGTLDDELVRQGIVGIAGVDTRTVVRHLRNHGSMKAGVFSGDALASPEELVTRVREQPSMLGADLAGQVSTDAEYVVEPEGAHRFTIAALDLGIKTNTPRNFARRGIRSHVLPSSVDFAQIAELKPDGVFLSNGPGDPATAAAMVALTREVLGAGIPLFGICFGNQILGRALGLNTYKMTFGHRGINIPVIDHATGRVAVTAQNHGFALEGEAGQRFDTDFGPAVVSHTCANDGVVEGVKLANGRAFSVQYHPEAAAGPHDAEYLFDQFVDLMETGQ
- a CDS encoding transporter; amino-acid sequence: MNTPTLIGSLVFAFLLAVLIGVVIRLMMRGWRRRGQLQDALIGTLPTVPDTVGSPTVEATRGQYLGCTLAPKWNDRVVVGDLGYRTKAVLTRYPEGIMVQRSGARPIWIPQEAVIAVRAERGIAGRAIPTRNQNGVLAIRWRLPSGTEIDTGFRADDRAEHSRWLEEEEDDR
- a CDS encoding dihydroorotase, whose protein sequence is MSVLIRGVRCYGEGDQVDVLVQGGQIAQIGAGLSVPDDCEIVDAPGQVLLPGFVDLHTHLREPGREYAEDIETGSAAAALGGYTAVFAMANTDPVADSPVVTDHVWQRGQQIGLVDVHPVGAVTVGLGGTQLTEMGMMAAGTAGVRMFSDDGVCVDHPLVMRRALEYATGLGVLIAQHAEEPRLTVGSVAHEGPNAARLGLAGWPRAAEESIVARDVLLARDAGARLHICHASTAGTVELLKWAKEQGISVTAEVTPHHLMLDDSRLAGYDGRNRVNPPLREASDAQALRQALADGVIDCVATDHAPHAEHEKTCEFAAARPGMLGLQTALSVVVATMVQTGLLTWRDVARVMSERPAQIVGLPDQGRPLEVGEPANLTVVDPDTTWVVTGGQLASRSDNTPYEEMTLPATVTATLLRGRITARDGKSPA